In Thermococcus bergensis, one DNA window encodes the following:
- a CDS encoding hydroxymethylglutaryl-CoA synthase gives MRKLLKPVKDVGIVGYGAYVPMYRIKNEEIGRVWGVNGFPIQEKSVNNLDEDAITIGIEAARNALKRAQIDPREIRALWFGTESKPYAVKPSATVIAEAIGATPDLDAADFEFACKAGTEALQAAIGFVGSGMAKYAMAIGADTAQGRPGDHLEFTASAGGAAYIVGEKSSETVAYFEGSYSYVTDTPDFWRRQHEHYPRHGNRFTGEPAYFHQIISAAKGLMEELGYSPSDFDYAVFHQPNVKFPITAAKILGIPKEKVLPGLLSGIIGNTYSGATLVGISAVLDIAKPGDRILWVSFGSGAGSDAFSLVVQDAIEEKRDLAPKTMDYVNRKKYIDYALYAKHRGKYIM, from the coding sequence ATGAGGAAACTGCTGAAGCCAGTAAAGGATGTGGGAATTGTTGGTTATGGTGCCTATGTGCCTATGTATAGAATTAAAAACGAGGAAATTGGAAGGGTTTGGGGAGTGAATGGGTTTCCCATTCAGGAAAAGTCCGTTAATAATTTGGATGAAGATGCAATAACAATAGGAATTGAGGCCGCAAGAAATGCTCTTAAAAGAGCTCAAATCGATCCGAGAGAAATTAGGGCTTTGTGGTTTGGAACCGAATCCAAGCCATATGCGGTCAAACCTTCTGCAACCGTAATTGCTGAGGCAATTGGGGCAACTCCGGATTTAGATGCCGCGGATTTTGAATTCGCATGTAAAGCTGGAACTGAAGCATTGCAAGCTGCTATTGGTTTTGTTGGGAGCGGAATGGCGAAGTATGCCATGGCCATCGGTGCCGATACAGCTCAAGGAAGGCCAGGCGACCATTTAGAGTTTACTGCATCCGCTGGAGGAGCCGCTTATATCGTGGGTGAGAAAAGCTCCGAGACAGTCGCTTATTTTGAGGGAAGCTATTCTTACGTAACCGATACTCCTGACTTCTGGAGGAGGCAGCACGAGCACTATCCAAGGCACGGAAACAGGTTTACTGGAGAGCCTGCTTACTTCCACCAGATAATAAGCGCCGCAAAGGGCTTAATGGAAGAGCTGGGCTACTCTCCGAGTGATTTTGATTACGCCGTCTTCCACCAGCCAAACGTTAAGTTTCCGATAACAGCCGCAAAGATTCTCGGAATCCCAAAAGAAAAAGTTCTTCCGGGACTGTTAAGTGGAATAATAGGAAACACATACAGCGGCGCTACGTTAGTTGGCATTTCAGCGGTTTTGGACATAGCAAAGCCGGGAGACAGGATTCTCTGGGTAAGCTTTGGAAGCGGTGCGGGTAGCGATGCATTCAGCTTAGTGGTGCAGGATGCAATTGAAGAAAAGAGAGACCTAGCGCCAAAGACCATGGATTACGTAAACAGGAAGAAATACATCGATTATGCCCTCTACGCAAAGCACAGAGGTAAGTACATCATGTGA
- a CDS encoding thiolase domain-containing protein, which translates to MRKPVIIGVGLTPVGEHWKLSLRDLAVEALLNAMEDAGVDKVDSLYVGNMASGSFVEQENLGALIADWAGLGNIPAVKIEAACASGGAAVQEGVKAVMSGLEDVVAVVGVEKMTDAWPSDATRYLAYAADAEWELFHGVSFVALNALAMRLYMKEYGYTEEDLALFAVNAHANGAKNPYAMLKKPITVETVMKSPYVADPLKLFDASPIADGAAAVIITTEEKAKEFVDKAKMVEVAGMGRAVDTINLANRKDFLFLKAAHVAAQKAYKMAGVEVKDIDFFEVHDAFTVMAALSLESIGAAERGKGAMLAKEGQIAIDGDYPIQTLGGLKARGHPVGATGVYQTVEAVWQLRGEAPNQVPDAEIGLTQNIGGTGSNITVTILRRV; encoded by the coding sequence ATGAGAAAGCCGGTTATCATTGGTGTGGGATTGACTCCGGTTGGAGAGCACTGGAAGCTGAGCCTTAGAGATTTAGCCGTTGAGGCTTTGCTCAATGCCATGGAAGATGCGGGTGTTGATAAGGTGGATTCACTTTATGTTGGCAACATGGCCTCTGGTTCATTCGTTGAACAGGAAAACCTTGGGGCATTAATAGCAGATTGGGCAGGTCTTGGAAATATTCCAGCCGTTAAAATTGAAGCCGCATGTGCAAGCGGTGGAGCCGCGGTTCAGGAAGGAGTAAAAGCAGTTATGAGCGGTCTTGAAGACGTCGTTGCAGTTGTAGGCGTTGAGAAGATGACCGATGCCTGGCCAAGCGACGCAACAAGGTACCTTGCCTACGCTGCAGATGCAGAGTGGGAGCTTTTCCATGGTGTGAGCTTTGTAGCGCTAAATGCACTTGCCATGAGGCTCTACATGAAGGAATACGGTTATACTGAAGAGGATTTAGCTCTCTTTGCAGTTAACGCTCACGCAAACGGTGCCAAGAACCCATACGCTATGCTCAAGAAGCCAATAACGGTTGAAACCGTTATGAAGAGCCCATATGTAGCTGACCCGCTGAAGCTCTTTGACGCCTCACCAATAGCCGACGGTGCTGCGGCTGTCATAATAACCACCGAAGAGAAGGCCAAAGAATTTGTGGACAAGGCGAAGATGGTTGAAGTTGCGGGAATGGGAAGAGCAGTGGATACCATAAACCTTGCAAACAGAAAAGATTTCCTGTTCTTAAAAGCTGCTCATGTAGCCGCTCAAAAGGCATACAAGATGGCGGGTGTTGAGGTTAAAGACATAGACTTCTTTGAGGTTCACGATGCCTTTACCGTAATGGCCGCCTTAAGCCTGGAGTCAATTGGCGCTGCGGAGAGAGGAAAGGGTGCAATGCTTGCAAAAGAAGGGCAGATAGCGATTGATGGTGATTACCCAATCCAGACGCTCGGTGGACTAAAAGCGAGGGGACACCCTGTAGGGGCTACGGGAGTTTATCAAACCGTAGAAGCAGTATGGCAGCTTAGAGGAGAGGCTCCAAACCAAGTGCCTGATGCGGAGATAGGATTGACTCAAAACATAGGTGGAACGGGTTCAAACATAACCGTAACCATATTGAGGAGGGTTTGA
- a CDS encoding Zn-ribbon domain-containing OB-fold protein yields MGRPMQVARYWRHFKEKYRLIGGKCKSCGHVHFPKRPVCPECGSQEVEEFQFSGKGKVVSWTIVRNPPSGYEYYKPYPIALIQLEEGPVILAQLTDVDPEEIDFGMEVEMVTRKVREFEEDGIILYGYKFRPPIK; encoded by the coding sequence ATGGGGAGACCAATGCAGGTTGCCCGTTATTGGAGGCACTTTAAAGAGAAATACCGCCTCATCGGGGGCAAATGTAAGAGCTGCGGTCACGTTCACTTCCCTAAGAGGCCTGTTTGCCCGGAATGTGGAAGCCAAGAGGTAGAGGAGTTCCAGTTCAGCGGAAAGGGCAAAGTGGTAAGCTGGACTATAGTGAGAAACCCGCCAAGCGGTTACGAGTACTACAAGCCGTATCCCATAGCCCTAATTCAGCTCGAAGAGGGGCCGGTGATTTTGGCCCAGCTCACGGATGTTGACCCAGAAGAAATCGACTTTGGCATGGAAGTAGAGATGGTCACGAGAAAGGTTAGGGAGTTCGAAGAGGACGGAATAATCCTCTACGGCTACAAGTTCAGACCTCCGATAAAATGA
- a CDS encoding GNAT family N-acetyltransferase, with protein MADEIKVEKLKKMDQETLETLVGIYMRGYEGLREYGGEGESYAKRYLRWCWNKASDGFFVAKDGDRIVGFIVCDNDWHSRYEDRVVGAIHEFVIDKGYQGKSVGKKLMEKCLEYLSKYNDRIELWVGEKNTKAIEFYKKLGFKIAGKSGIWIRMVKDLKEEKK; from the coding sequence ATGGCGGATGAAATCAAAGTGGAGAAACTAAAGAAAATGGACCAAGAAACACTCGAGACCCTTGTAGGAATTTACATGAGGGGCTACGAGGGCTTGAGAGAATACGGCGGAGAGGGAGAGAGCTACGCTAAAAGGTACCTCCGGTGGTGCTGGAACAAAGCCAGCGATGGCTTCTTTGTGGCAAAAGATGGTGATAGGATAGTTGGGTTTATAGTATGCGACAACGACTGGCACAGCAGATACGAGGACAGGGTGGTAGGGGCCATACACGAGTTTGTAATTGACAAGGGCTACCAGGGAAAAAGCGTTGGCAAAAAGCTCATGGAAAAGTGTCTGGAGTATCTGAGCAAATACAACGACAGAATAGAGCTGTGGGTCGGAGAAAAGAACACCAAAGCAATTGAATTCTACAAAAAGCTCGGCTTCAAAATAGCTGGAAAGAGCGGCATATGGATAAGAATGGTAAAAGACCTAAAAGAAGAAAAAAAGTAG
- a CDS encoding multiprotein bridging factor aMBF1 codes for MAKAKPRICEVCGAEIRGQGHTVKIEGAELLVCSRCYQKYGKKKPGTWSPMPTGRQPRRTYEPKPRPKPAPRTQKPLYTEDIVEDYAERVREAIQKSGLSYEELSHKVGLSTNLLKRIAHGEYMPTIEEAKKLERYFKITLIERVEKSVQEKVAIPKDYEPTLGDVANIKIRKKKKK; via the coding sequence ATGGCAAAAGCCAAACCGAGGATTTGTGAAGTCTGTGGGGCAGAGATTAGAGGACAAGGCCACACGGTGAAAATAGAGGGTGCAGAGCTGTTAGTTTGCAGCAGGTGCTATCAAAAGTATGGCAAGAAAAAGCCTGGAACGTGGAGTCCAATGCCCACCGGAAGGCAACCGAGGAGGACCTACGAGCCAAAGCCTAGACCGAAGCCAGCTCCGAGAACGCAGAAGCCCCTTTATACAGAGGATATCGTTGAGGACTATGCAGAGAGGGTAAGAGAGGCGATTCAAAAAAGTGGTTTGAGCTATGAAGAGCTTTCCCACAAAGTGGGTCTTTCAACAAACCTCCTTAAGAGAATAGCCCACGGGGAGTACATGCCGACCATAGAGGAGGCAAAGAAGCTCGAAAGATACTTTAAGATAACCCTCATTGAGAGGGTAGAGAAAAGCGTGCAGGAGAAAGTTGCGATTCCAAAGGATTACGAGCCGACCCTTGGGGACGTCGCAAACATAAAAATCAGGAAGAAGAAAAAGAAGTGA
- a CDS encoding DUF356 domain-containing protein has product MLNTMVLIRTDSFDKALVALADLVRYGGMEIRGKPRIIPPALSDWAFEKIVGEKPKKKYRAHVIAQIDLPPAKAIGRLREIHPPAHIIVIPPDSPVHKELLKMWGTFEVLKGFYPPKRPRNGEESEE; this is encoded by the coding sequence ATGCTAAACACGATGGTTTTGATAAGGACAGACAGCTTTGACAAAGCCCTAGTAGCACTGGCAGACCTCGTTAGATATGGAGGAATGGAGATAAGGGGAAAACCAAGAATCATACCCCCAGCTCTCTCTGACTGGGCGTTTGAAAAAATCGTTGGAGAGAAGCCCAAGAAGAAGTACCGCGCCCATGTTATAGCGCAGATAGACCTACCTCCCGCAAAAGCAATAGGGAGATTAAGGGAAATTCACCCCCCGGCACACATAATAGTTATCCCGCCGGATTCACCCGTTCATAAGGAACTCCTCAAAATGTGGGGAACTTTTGAAGTGCTGAAGGGGTTTTATCCTCCCAAAAGACCTAGAAATGGAGAAGAGAGCGAGGAATAA
- a CDS encoding ABC transporter ATP-binding protein gives MEYVIETKDLTKFFGKRNIVYHLDLKVPKGVVYGFLGPNGAGKTTTIKMLTAALRPTYGEIRIFGMKMPQKRVEIMKNVGYMPEVPIAYEDMTIFDFLTYMGRLSGLKKEEAREQAKELMKYVGVGRLALNKIKELSSGQKQRVAFASALIGDPELLILDEPTANLDPLGRIEFIGKILSLAKEGKTIFVSSHIVSEVEKMCNYVGLINQGRLIAQGKISELTEIEENDYDVSTSDNRAAIEFLREKPYVREVWEEENIIRVKVDPRFLDEFFLQFPKYLTSRGIRLKLFKPHTSPLERILMEKFSIGEESD, from the coding sequence ATGGAATACGTCATAGAAACCAAAGACCTCACGAAGTTTTTCGGAAAGAGAAACATAGTTTATCATCTCGACCTTAAAGTCCCTAAAGGGGTTGTCTATGGCTTTTTGGGGCCGAACGGGGCCGGTAAGACCACCACAATCAAAATGCTCACGGCAGCTTTGAGACCCACCTATGGGGAGATTAGAATATTTGGCATGAAGATGCCCCAGAAGAGAGTTGAAATAATGAAAAACGTTGGCTATATGCCCGAGGTTCCGATAGCCTATGAAGACATGACGATTTTTGACTTTCTGACTTATATGGGCAGGCTCTCCGGCTTAAAAAAGGAGGAAGCGAGAGAGCAGGCGAAGGAGCTCATGAAGTACGTTGGCGTTGGAAGGTTAGCACTGAACAAGATAAAGGAGCTCTCCTCGGGACAGAAACAGAGGGTTGCTTTTGCTTCGGCTCTAATCGGTGACCCGGAGCTTCTAATCCTTGATGAGCCCACCGCAAACCTTGACCCCCTCGGGAGAATAGAATTCATAGGAAAAATTCTCTCCCTTGCTAAAGAGGGGAAGACTATTTTCGTGAGCTCGCACATAGTGAGCGAAGTTGAGAAGATGTGCAACTACGTGGGCTTAATTAACCAGGGGCGTTTGATAGCCCAGGGGAAGATAAGCGAGCTTACTGAGATAGAGGAGAACGATTACGATGTTTCTACCTCAGACAACAGGGCGGCAATTGAGTTCCTAAGAGAAAAGCCATACGTTAGGGAAGTGTGGGAGGAGGAAAATATAATCAGAGTTAAAGTAGACCCGAGGTTTCTTGACGAGTTTTTCCTGCAGTTTCCGAAGTATCTTACCTCTCGGGGCATTCGCCTAAAGCTCTTCAAGCCCCACACAAGCCCGCTTGAGAGAATCCTCATGGAAAAGTTCAGCATAGGTGAGGAAAGTGATTAG
- a CDS encoding ABC transporter permease gives MISVLYQNEVYRLLKSRRLKVMLVLMLLPVIVYFFTHEEITEYSAKALEISFQINISQFLINFWASVIGQLVVIIVMSDLLASEIDKGTIRLLLAKPIRKSEIVLGKFLSGITAVLVIFGIPYFVMQVYMVLLYKSGFEGFMATFDDFLFALGVTVIILGSLGAVSMLLSVVLSRPLYASLASFGLVFTAQFILPQLPFFDNPERFNLSYQIGVLLKRGFTLHTGLDTYKGDPSMSALFFLSVILLSLIFTLLGLYRKEFEG, from the coding sequence GTGATTAGCGTTCTGTACCAAAACGAGGTCTACAGGCTTTTGAAGTCGAGACGGCTTAAGGTGATGCTTGTCCTAATGCTCCTTCCAGTAATAGTTTACTTTTTCACCCATGAAGAGATAACTGAATACAGCGCAAAAGCCCTGGAGATTTCATTCCAGATAAACATTTCTCAGTTTTTAATAAACTTCTGGGCAAGTGTGATCGGGCAACTCGTCGTTATAATCGTCATGAGTGATTTGCTCGCGAGTGAGATTGACAAAGGCACAATAAGACTTCTCCTCGCGAAACCGATAAGAAAAAGCGAGATAGTCCTAGGCAAGTTTCTTTCCGGAATTACTGCCGTGCTCGTTATTTTTGGTATTCCATACTTTGTGATGCAGGTTTACATGGTTCTCCTCTACAAGTCCGGCTTCGAAGGGTTTATGGCGACTTTCGACGACTTCCTGTTCGCCCTTGGGGTTACGGTCATCATCCTCGGAAGCCTTGGAGCGGTTTCGATGCTCCTCTCGGTTGTCCTTTCGAGACCCCTTTACGCATCTCTCGCAAGCTTTGGATTGGTTTTTACTGCTCAATTCATACTCCCACAGCTGCCCTTCTTTGACAATCCAGAGCGCTTTAACCTGAGCTATCAGATAGGGGTTTTACTAAAGAGGGGCTTTACGCTTCACACCGGACTGGACACCTATAAGGGAGACCCATCCATGAGTGCTCTGTTTTTCCTCAGCGTTATCCTGTTGAGCCTCATATTTACGCTTTTAGGACTGTACAGAAAGGAGTTTGAGGGATGA
- a CDS encoding acyl-CoA mutase large subunit family protein, with protein MTFDKKKIEEIKKAEQEWEEKTVKPFIQKAPERKEKFMTDDGFEIKRVYTPADLENWDYLEKLSFPGQYPFTRGVYATMYRGRLWTMRQYAGYATAEESNKRYKYLLEQGQTGLSVAFDLPTQLGYDSDHPMAEGEVGKVGVAIDSLWDMEILFDGIPLDKVSTSMTINATAANLLAMYILVAQKQGVSPEKLRGTVQNDILKEYIARGTYIFPPKPSMRLTTDIIMYCAENVPKWNPISISGYHIREAGANAVQEVAFTLADGIEYVKAVIERGMDVDKFAPRLSFFFNAHNNFLEEIAKFRAARRLWAKIMKEKFNAKDPRSMLLRFHTQTAGSTLTAQQPENNIVRVAIQALAAVLGGTQSLHTNSYDEALSLPTEKSVRIALRTQQIIAYESGVVDTIDPLGGSYYIEWLTDHIEEEAMKYIEKIEAMGGMMKAIERGYIQKEIADSAYKYQKEIEEKKRIIVGVNEFVVDEPVEVEILKVDPSIRDKQIERLKKLRSTRDSKKVEEALDKLRKAAESEDENLMPYIIEAHKHLATLGEVTDVLREVWGEYRAPLIF; from the coding sequence TTTGAAATCAAGAGGGTTTATACTCCTGCAGACCTTGAAAACTGGGATTATTTGGAAAAGTTAAGCTTCCCCGGCCAGTACCCATTCACCAGAGGAGTTTACGCCACAATGTATAGAGGAAGACTCTGGACAATGAGACAATACGCCGGGTATGCAACTGCTGAAGAATCAAACAAACGTTACAAATACCTTCTCGAGCAAGGGCAGACCGGTTTGAGCGTGGCTTTTGACCTGCCAACCCAGCTCGGTTATGATTCCGATCACCCAATGGCTGAGGGAGAAGTTGGAAAAGTAGGTGTCGCAATCGATTCTCTCTGGGACATGGAGATCCTCTTTGATGGAATTCCCCTCGATAAGGTTTCCACATCAATGACAATTAACGCCACAGCCGCCAATCTTCTGGCCATGTACATCCTCGTTGCTCAAAAACAAGGGGTTTCACCGGAAAAGCTCAGGGGTACAGTCCAGAACGATATCCTTAAGGAGTACATAGCCAGGGGTACCTACATCTTCCCACCAAAGCCCTCCATGAGATTGACAACAGACATTATAATGTACTGTGCTGAAAACGTTCCAAAGTGGAATCCGATAAGCATAAGCGGTTACCACATCAGAGAAGCCGGAGCAAATGCTGTGCAGGAGGTTGCCTTTACACTGGCGGACGGTATCGAGTATGTTAAGGCTGTCATAGAAAGGGGCATGGACGTTGACAAGTTCGCTCCGAGATTGAGCTTCTTCTTCAACGCACACAACAACTTCCTTGAGGAGATAGCCAAATTCAGGGCCGCAAGAAGGCTTTGGGCGAAGATTATGAAAGAGAAGTTCAACGCCAAAGATCCAAGGTCGATGCTCCTAAGGTTCCACACGCAAACGGCTGGTTCAACTTTGACTGCCCAGCAGCCCGAAAACAACATAGTAAGAGTTGCTATCCAAGCCCTTGCAGCAGTTCTTGGAGGAACCCAATCCCTGCACACCAACTCATACGACGAGGCTTTAAGCCTTCCAACCGAGAAGAGCGTTAGAATAGCCTTGAGGACACAGCAGATCATAGCTTACGAGAGCGGAGTTGTTGATACAATAGACCCCCTCGGAGGAAGCTACTACATTGAATGGCTTACAGACCACATAGAGGAAGAGGCCATGAAGTACATCGAAAAGATCGAAGCTATGGGAGGCATGATGAAGGCCATTGAGAGGGGCTACATCCAGAAGGAGATTGCAGATTCAGCTTACAAGTACCAGAAGGAGATTGAGGAGAAAAAGCGCATTATAGTCGGAGTAAACGAGTTTGTCGTTGACGAGCCAGTAGAGGTCGAAATCCTCAAGGTAGACCCAAGCATTAGGGATAAGCAAATAGAAAGACTGAAGAAGCTAAGGAGCACAAGGGACAGCAAGAAAGTTGAAGAGGCTCTCGACAAGCTCAGGAAGGCTGCAGAGAGTGAGGATGAGAACTTAATGCCCTACATCATTGAGGCTCACAAGCACCTCGCAACCCTCGGTGAGGTCACTGACGTCCTAAGGGAAGTTTGGGGTGAATACAGGGCTCCACTTATCTTCTGA